In Candidatus Aenigmatarchaeota archaeon, the following proteins share a genomic window:
- a CDS encoding glycosyltransferase family 4 protein translates to MRVGFVTPEYPPKCFGVGIYSKGLAEALADLGVIVDLISTVPSGYLHKNIEVHNTNLSGANYIPLKWASHLIASCYYLRKLRRSLSLAHDNSFYSPGVCPLDVFTLHCPTYPSLAMLKARKRLKTPDRFDQRRLLKLLLLLERKMVSRAKVTICPNPKLAEIIGKAYGLKRERVKAIPCGINLNEFRTSKKKRDYLLFSGRFHESKGIYELLQAVRKLKTLRDFRLVITGGDVSDPKNLLGEELSCLGIRDRVDVLGFVPRRQHLKLISEARGLIIPSRYESFGMVALEAMASKTPVLVSEGCGISEYLACGKNAVIFKYGASSMAEAIDGFWKDSSLQRKLSSGGYRKAKEFQWKLIAREVRGVYDSIV, encoded by the coding sequence ATGAGAGTGGGCTTCGTAACGCCAGAATACCCGCCAAAATGCTTTGGCGTAGGAATCTACTCGAAGGGCCTTGCGGAGGCGCTTGCGGATTTAGGGGTGATTGTGGACCTGATTTCAACGGTTCCGTCCGGATACCTCCACAAGAATATAGAGGTGCACAACACAAACTTGTCTGGGGCGAATTATATTCCCCTGAAATGGGCAAGCCATCTTATTGCAAGCTGCTATTATCTTCGAAAGCTGAGACGTTCACTTTCCCTGGCCCATGACAACAGTTTCTACAGCCCCGGAGTTTGCCCGCTGGACGTTTTCACGCTACATTGCCCGACTTACCCTTCACTTGCCATGCTTAAAGCCCGGAAGCGATTAAAAACTCCGGACCGCTTTGACCAGAGGCGCCTTCTGAAGCTTCTCCTGTTGCTGGAAAGAAAGATGGTTTCCCGGGCAAAGGTCACCATATGCCCCAACCCAAAGCTTGCGGAAATTATTGGGAAGGCATACGGGCTAAAAAGAGAGCGCGTTAAGGCGATACCCTGCGGCATAAACCTGAATGAATTTCGCACCTCAAAAAAGAAGAGGGATTACCTGCTTTTTTCAGGGAGGTTCCATGAAAGCAAGGGCATATATGAATTGCTTCAGGCGGTTCGGAAGCTGAAGACTTTGAGGGACTTTCGGCTTGTCATTACCGGCGGGGATGTTTCTGATCCAAAAAATCTCCTTGGAGAAGAATTGTCCTGTCTTGGTATAAGGGATAGGGTTGATGTCCTTGGCTTTGTCCCGCGAAGGCAACATCTAAAGCTCATCAGCGAAGCAAGGGGGCTGATAATTCCTTCAAGGTACGAGTCATTTGGAATGGTTGCCCTCGAAGCCATGGCAAGCAAAACGCCGGTGCTTGTGTCGGAGGGATGCGGAATCTCGGAATATCTGGCTTGTGGGAAGAATGCAGTCATTTTCAAATATGGCGCCAGCAGCATGGCAGAGGCAATAGATGGCTTTTGGAAGGATAGCTCTTTACAGAGAAAGCTTTCCTCTGGCGGCTACCGGAAGGCAAAAGAGT